In a genomic window of Mycolicibacter heraklionensis:
- the selB gene encoding selenocysteine-specific translation elongation factor, which yields MFVIATAGHVDHGKSTLVRALTGMEPDRWAEERRRGLTIDLGFAWTALPSGRRVAFVDVPGHERFLPNTLAGLGPASVVCFVVAADEGWRAQSDDHRDAIAALGISQGLVVLTRVDRATGQRVADVSEQVRTELAQTGLRDAPIVAVSAVDGTGLDTLRTALDDLLAELPAPANTGRVRLWVDRSFTITGAGTVVTGTLTAGTLTAGDHLQLLDRGQSRAVVIRGLQSCGEQHTALRPTVRVAVNLRGVPTGEVRRGDALVSSDEWLATTVADVRHSAGYPLAEAPERLVVHLGTAAVPARLRRLGAEHARITLEYPLPLTFSDHLILRDPGARRVLGGVVVLDADPPALRRRGDAARRADELAATDPTDQARRVLAEVARRGAVSQRRLQLLGYELSPVPAEVTVIQGWWVHAATYQAWQDRLQSAVREQRERDPLSAGLSRGAAADLLALPDPALLDELVRDAGLEQRDGLIRLPGGRADLGPAEGAIAELESRLTTAPFHAPEADDLAALHLGVRELAAAERVGRLLRLTENLVLLPTAPALAMRELALLEQPFTATEAKQALNTTRRVAIPLLEYLDARGWTRRIDTVHREVVR from the coding sequence ATGTTTGTTATAGCCACCGCCGGCCACGTCGACCACGGCAAATCCACCCTGGTGCGGGCACTCACCGGAATGGAACCCGACCGCTGGGCGGAGGAGCGCCGGCGCGGGCTCACCATCGACCTGGGCTTCGCCTGGACCGCGCTGCCGTCGGGCCGGCGGGTGGCCTTCGTCGATGTCCCGGGCCACGAACGGTTCCTGCCCAACACGCTGGCCGGCCTGGGACCGGCCTCGGTGGTGTGCTTCGTAGTCGCCGCCGACGAGGGCTGGCGGGCGCAGTCGGATGATCATCGCGATGCCATTGCGGCCCTGGGTATCTCGCAGGGGCTGGTGGTGCTCACCCGCGTCGACCGGGCCACCGGTCAACGTGTCGCCGACGTGTCGGAACAGGTCCGAACCGAACTGGCCCAGACGGGTCTGCGTGACGCCCCGATCGTGGCCGTGTCGGCGGTGGACGGCACCGGGCTGGACACGCTGCGTACTGCGCTCGACGACCTGCTGGCCGAACTTCCAGCCCCTGCGAACACCGGTCGTGTGCGGCTGTGGGTCGACCGGTCCTTCACCATCACCGGCGCCGGGACGGTGGTGACCGGCACCCTGACCGCGGGCACCCTGACCGCCGGCGATCACCTGCAGTTGCTGGATCGCGGCCAGTCGCGGGCGGTGGTCATCCGGGGGCTGCAGAGCTGCGGCGAGCAGCACACGGCACTGCGCCCCACGGTGCGGGTAGCGGTCAATCTGCGCGGGGTGCCCACCGGCGAGGTGCGCCGTGGCGACGCCCTGGTGAGCTCTGACGAGTGGCTGGCCACCACGGTGGCCGATGTTCGGCACAGCGCCGGTTACCCGCTGGCCGAGGCACCCGAGCGGCTCGTGGTGCACCTGGGCACGGCTGCGGTCCCCGCCCGGTTGCGGCGTCTCGGCGCCGAACACGCCCGAATCACTCTGGAATACCCTCTGCCGCTGACATTTTCGGATCACCTGATCTTGCGCGACCCCGGGGCCCGCCGCGTGCTGGGCGGGGTGGTGGTGCTTGACGCCGATCCGCCTGCCCTCCGCCGGCGCGGTGACGCGGCGCGCCGCGCCGACGAGCTGGCCGCCACCGACCCGACCGACCAGGCCCGCCGGGTCCTCGCCGAGGTGGCTCGCCGCGGCGCGGTGTCGCAGCGCCGGCTGCAGCTACTTGGGTACGAGCTCTCCCCGGTGCCAGCGGAGGTGACGGTGATTCAGGGCTGGTGGGTGCACGCGGCGACGTATCAGGCTTGGCAGGACCGACTGCAGAGCGCGGTGCGTGAGCAACGGGAACGCGATCCGCTGTCCGCCGGGCTGTCCCGGGGCGCGGCCGCGGATCTGCTCGCGCTACCGGATCCGGCGCTGCTCGACGAGCTGGTGCGCGACGCAGGGTTGGAGCAGCGCGACGGGCTGATTCGGCTGCCGGGGGGCCGTGCCGACCTCGGCCCGGCCGAGGGCGCGATCGCCGAGTTGGAATCCCGGCTGACCACGGCTCCGTTTCACGCCCCGGAGGCCGACGATCTGGCCGCCCTGCACCTGGGGGTCCGGGAGCTGGCGGCAGCCGAACGAGTCGGGCGGCTGTTGCGGCTCACCGAGAATCTGGTGCTGCTCCCGACCGCGCCCGCGTTGGCGATGCGCGAATTGGCATTGCTGGAGCAGCCTTTCACCGCCACCGAAGCCAAGCAGGCGCTGAACACCACTCGGCGGGTGGCGATCCCGCTGCTGGAGTATCTCGATGCCCGCGGCTGGACCCGCCGGATCGACACGGTCCACCGGGAAGTCGTGCGTTGA